The following nucleotide sequence is from Zingiber officinale cultivar Zhangliang chromosome 10A, Zo_v1.1, whole genome shotgun sequence.
gctaacctttgtatcctcgcccttatcctggccgaacggaccacccgctcggcccttcggtcccagccgggcagacacccgccttggcgtcggaaacccaagcccatggctgggttatctctggctccgctcggacctgctcaactgcttgacgcgaccattacccgcttagtcagccctccatccgtcctcaggctgggacccttcaggaagtgggtcccccattcttaccgccggatcaatatatatatatatatatatatatatatatatatatatatatatatatatttaaatttatttatttaatttaataaactattcaagattatttatttaatataaataaattcctacaaattgaatataaaatttattcACGAATACTTAGTCATTTACCATCCTATACTTGGATGGCGTTGTGTCTTTCCCACTGCGTTGTGTCTTTCCCACTAATGAAACATGGAAGCAACATTCCGTGCATCGTCAAACACCTGCACCGTAGTCATCTTCGATGTTAAAATTCAAGAGGAACTTCAGTTCAATCCAAAACATTGATGCTGCATATTAATTATACATGTGAAGTGACTTTTTTTCCtgctatattaaaataaaatttatttaagaatatAATAGAAAGTGCCATTGGGAAATGTATGACTTGAGAACAACGAGGCTAAACAGAATTCCTAGCTCCACAAACCATGGTATACATTGGGTTCAAGAATTTATCTAGCTAGATCAACGAAGAGAAATGCTTTACATCACAAGAGGAGATGTTTATTCTACTTGAGATAGTACTTGGATCATCAGGAAAATGTCCCAAAGGAGGGTCTACAATCAGACCCTCAGAGCCACCAACCATTCCACAGGTGGGCATCACTAACCTCGTTGGCAAATTTGCAATAATTTATGTTCAGTCAACGTAGCAAACAATCAGCTCCACCTTGCTTTTATGATAGATTTTTCCCTTCTTACACTAGACACTCAATTTCTTGCACCCTTAAGATCCTTGATCATGCGAATGAGATCCTGAACAACATCAGACATGGCCGGTCGGAACTCTGGCTCTTGCTGAAGAACATAATCTCATGTTAGGAAAGAGCATACAGATTATTTTTCTCTTAAAAGTTCCAAAACAAGTCAAAATAGTTGTAGCAATATTTCAACACTACATGTGCCAAGACAACTTGCCCCAGTGCTTGAATTAACATGAAATTAGTTTATCTCTAGTCCATTATATGTTTTGGTATCAACATATCTTTTTGTATTCCAGAATAACATATGCTATTATAAGTTGAGTGGCTTGCTTTGGATGAGAACTGAATGAAGTAGGCCAACACCAACAACATGAGATGTCTAAAAAGTACCTGAATGCAGCGGCTTATAATGTCAGCAAAGCAGGACAGCGATTTCTCAGAATACCTTCCAGCTAATGAAGGATCCACCATCCTTGTTAAAGCATTGATGTCATACAGCTGAGAACTAGCCCATCTCACAAGATGTTGTTCAGCACGAGGACGTGTGCTGCAAGGGAAGAACACTATCAACCATCACAAGATTGTCAGAAATGGACTGATGAAAAGTTATAAACAGGAAGCCATCTACGTATTTGTAACCTGTCATATGGCTTGCGTCCGGTGAGAAGCTCTAGCATGACAACACCAAAACTGTACACATCACTCCTCTCAGTATATTGTCCACCCTCATTGATCTCAGGGGCTTCATAACTGTACAATGCACGCATTCGACCTGATAACTGGGAGATATGACACCAACACTTACATAGGATTTGATGCTTATAAGTTGCTTTTCAGTAAAAATGCTGATATAAAGTGCATATGTTACAAATTCATAACAAATTATACTTTAATTATCAATGAATTTATAATCAGAGATGATTCTCAATACACTTTATGCTTATATCTTTTCCAGGTTTTATTATTCAGGAAAACCTTTTATAGTTGCTTCCTTGGTAAGGCAAGAATCAAATTTGCTTTCTGTAGCAACTACTCTTGCTGAGCCTAGAGTGGCCTTGGTCTTAGCAAAATATTGAAACTAagggatagagacagctcaagtGGAATTCAGGTAAGTCCACTTGACATATAAATCGAGCATCACGTGTGTGCTATGACTGCTCAATTGGCAAATGTGGGTTAATcctaaggtttaaaatctcgacctgtGCTGAAATTTCGGTTCTAAACCAGAATGATATGATTTTGATATCGTATTATGCCATGTcaatataattttgatatttgtttatttatatatagtaattattagataaatatgtttatggcGTTGATACGGATGTGGCCCTTATGGCATGAGAATAATTAGGGAATGAGTGAAGGACATTTTGGTCTTTGAGGAGGGGGGGTTTAGGTTTTAAGAGGGGAGAAAAGAGGAAGCTAGGAGGAGGTTTTTTTTTTCTGACCGCCGCCAGCCAAGGAGGGAGCTGCTCCTTGCGTACTTCGCCGGCGCCTGACGCAGCCACCGGCGTTGCTTTTCTTCTCTACCCTACCTCCTTTCAGCGCCAGCGCCGACGCTGATCGTCGACCGCCGCATACCTCTGGTCTCCATCTCTTCTCCCCTCCACAGAGGGGTGGTTTTTGGTTGAGCATCGCCATCAAGCACAGGAGGCGCTTGGTGTTCTTCGGGCCGCGACCGCCGCGAAACAGCATCGACTTCTTCTCTACCGCGCTCCACAACGCCGGCGACTCCTTCCTAGCGCTGAGTCCAGCGATCACCGCTGAGTCCAGCAGTCAGCACCGCCGCCTATAGCGGCCGCCTCTGCCCCTTACAGCATCTCCGGCACCCAGCGTCTCAAGGGGTCCAGCACCGCCCCCTCCAGTGGCCGACACATCTGCCGGCCGCTGCCTTAGCCTCTCGTAGCCATCGTCGTTACAGCCATTTCTGGCGAGCCTACAGCAGACTCCGATACTCCCACAGTTGACTTTGTTGGCTGTATAGTAGTTGTCTCCACTGCTTTTGGTTTAGATCTGGCCCTCCGCGGTGTCTCTGGACTTCCGCCGTGttttccggccatcgagccggGATGCTCTGCTATTTGTATTGCTGCTATGATGGTGAGACATTTTATCAGCTGGTCTATGAGCCGTCAGTGTGTGTCGTGGCCCGACCTGCGAGCCGAGGATATGTTTTGACTTAGAGGCCTCTTTGTGGATACACGGCATACCGGATTCCCCGTCGCTGCTCCTAGATCCGGCTCCATTGTTGACTCATATCCATCCATCCGGCAGGGCCGCTACAACTCGGTCAGTAGTCCGatcagctcatccatccatccgagggcgtccCCCTAGGCCAGGGTACGTCATTGCACTCGTTTCATGCTTATTTTATTATGATGTTATTATGCGGCTGCTTATGCATTTGGGGGATCCGCCttgagcaccgaggtaccagagaccggggcaacccggtcactggctgcaggtacAGTTGCCCggaggacttcagacgacttggtcaacgcagTGAACAACTCACCACCAGACCATGAGGATGCGATCCACATTCCAGCCATGTCACAccccggcaggttcgtcttctcagcttcccgacaggatcaggcgtataatttaaaaataatttgtatattaattttatataaattttcattAATGAACGACTtaatattgttttaaaaaataattaaatatgattttcattaaaaaaattgatctattaataactcaaattaaaattgatatattaTATTACCTGATGGAAGCATTGATTCtgattaaataatcataattatataaattaatacaaagatATTATTTAtacataataattatataaattaactatttatttattaatttaaataatatatatttaaaatagtaaaaaaatttaaaatatcaattaaatattaaaacaataaaaaataaataaataaaaaatatcaaaatatcaaaatataaattaaatttgttagaatttttaaataaaatttaaaacaataaaaaaatttagaatatcaattaataaaatttattattattttttaaattttaaatatattttattaggataatttaattaggatttatgaaAACCTCTTTGAAGTATCGCACTTAAATtaggaattgttttaattaattaaatttatttttaattttcgaCGAATACCGCTGCTTGCATGTTGCGAGACGTCGCTGGCGGCATCGGAGGCGTCGCTGCTAGAAGCATAGCAGAAGCGTCCCGTGATGTTTCCAACGGTGCCAGAGGCGTCCTGCGTCGACATTCCTTCTAGCGTACAACACAATGCATGACAGCACCGCTAGAAGTGTTTCGTGATCCTTTAGCGCCGCTAGAAGCGTTTCACGACGCTTCCAACACTGCTAGAACCGTCCCACGACACTTCTGGCGAGGCCAGAGGCATCCTGCAATTGGTGTCGACCTTCCTTCTAGCGGGCAACACGCACGTGTGACACACATGATGACGCACGACAAAATCGTTGTGCGTACTGTGCCAGTTTCGCTCCGTCATCAGAACGATAAAAACCATCCATGCTGCTTGACACGGAACAACATTTCAATCACGGGTTAGTCCTGCTTGGCATATAGATCTAACCTTATAGATAAGCTTTGGCATGGCAGATGCATCATTCTTCACAAGGCTGACAATGTAAATACGGTGTTTTCAAATATGTTGCAAATCTGCCACATAGTAACTACCCATTCGGTTACGCCCTGGGGCAATGTGTTTTCAAATATGTTATTGGGAAAAGTTAACCAAAAAGTTAATAGTAGAGTACCCTTTTACTATCCAATCAATTTCACCatttaaatatgttttttttttttcgaatatACCATCATCTTATTGTCATGTGAACATTTCATGTGATAGAGAAATCACAGATTGTAAAGGTAAAAAAACCACATTAAGgttaaaagatattttatttctattttacaaACTATGAGAGTGAAACAATATTCTAAGCTTAAGGGGGGCAAAAGAATCCATAGGGGTAAAATGACATATTCTCTATTTGTAATGAGCTATGATACTCATAAGGAAAAttcttaaggatagacacataaatgatgggacccaccatttcactttttgtgggtccCATCATTTATGTATCTGTCCTTAAGAATTTTCCTTAAGAATATCATTTCTCATTTGTAATTACCTGAGTCACCGAGTTGGATGACATTAATGAAGACAAACCACATTCTGTAACACGGACAACAAGCTTATCATTAATGAGAATATTGGCAAGTTCAAAATTTTGGTGCACAAGTGGTGGTTGGCAACCCTTATGAAGATACCTGAAACACAACAAATGCAATTCTCAGTGCATGAATTTAGGATTCTTGTGCAGCATATACAAGGATTTACAGAATTTCACACTTACTCTAAGGCCCTTGCTGCCCCTAGGGCTACCTCAAGGCGGACAACCCATGATAGTTTACCATTGAGATCATCTCCAACATGAATCACATAATCTAATGTCTTCTTACTTAAGTGCTTGTAGACAAGCAGACGCTGATCAAACTCGGCACAGTACCCAACCAGCTCAACAATGTTAGGATGCCTGAGTTCAGAGATGGTTAGAACCAGTTCTAAAAAGTCATCAACTGGAATTCTTGAGTTCACGTTGTCAAGCTTCAGGACTTCAAGCTGTAAGCGAGAATAATATATTTAATCAGGATACTGAAAATATCTCCTAATATAGATCTATTGTCtgataaagttttaaaaaaattagcgaAGATTCTAATTAAGGATCAGTCAGTAGCACGGATCCAAGACACTGTTAACTCAAAGTTCCAAAGAAACACATACATGCACAATATAATTTTCTGAAAACTGCAGGTACTCAAAATAAACAATATTGTAGAAATTACTTGGTCGAACTGAGAAACTTTAGCCTCTTCTATAATTCAAGCAATAGACTCAGGAAAATTTAGATATATTattaagagtttttccttttcatttATATCAAGAGTCTATAAGTGTGTAGAAGGTCATCTGGCCAAGTAGTAAGTTTAGTAGTTATTTATTTTTCACATCCAGCTGATTTGTAAACTCAACAAACCATTATAGCCAAAAAAATGTCAAAGTTCTGATATACAGTCTTCCATACCTTTCTGCCAGAAATCTCTGCAAGGTATACCTTGCCCAACATACTATCTCTGACCAAATTTTCTTCATTAAAATAATTCGTGGATTGTTGAAGTTCAGCAACAGAAAATGATGTAGCAGATGTTGGGGGAGTGTTTGTTTGCGAAATGCTAGCATGTCTACTGGGAGCAATTGGCTTCACAACAAATTTTTCCAcaagaggcggcggcggcggcggaggtggcggcggcggaggcggaggcggaggtgGGGGCATAATTAGATCAGTCTCTCTCACATCAACTTTGTGCTCATTCTCCTTTTCAGAGTTCTTAGACACTGCTAAAGTCAAGGAAATTAGCTACAAAAATATTAACTAGAGTAGGAAAATCATAAGGCCAACACAGGAATGGAACACACCTGCGATCATTGCATTAGATCCAAGTTCCTTCGCTTCATCATTGTGATTCACCTTGGCAACTGCAAACAAGCACCCCAGATCAAATAGTTTCAATGATTTAAGTTCATGAAATCAGAATCTCTACTACAATAGATGCATGAAAATCTTACATTCAGTCACTACATTGTTTGTCTTTGCAGAATGTTCTTCACTTCTAGGCTCATTGAACCTTCTTCCTGGGATTTCGGTCTGGCTTTTCACCAATTGATCATGGTCTGCCTTCCTCTCTTGGTATTTTGATATACAAAAGATGACCAGCAAGATAATGACAATAGCTAGAATCAAAGAAACAACAACATATGCAACAAGTTTCAAAGTTGACATTTTTCCATTGTTCCCACTGTCAGGGTTTTCTTGACTTGATGGTTCATTCGAAGAGTTTGTATGTTTGGTATCAGGGACTGGGATTCCTGAACGAGCAGGTGGTGATGCAGATTGAGGCGGAGCCATTGATGGTGCAATAGAGGGATTAAAGGGGTTTCCATCTTTTCTGtgaaataaccaaactaaatatTAGACGGTCCACTGTATAAATACATATACATGGTtgctaaatatataaattatttaaattattatagttCATTcagaaatcaaaatcaaaatttccttgtAATCGggcaaattgatatttaattgcatagtgatctaaaaatagTGTGTTGGGATTCACATTCAAAAGATTTGGAAAAGATTATGAATtcaaaaggatgcatgatatctccattgacatgagaccttttagagagagctcaagagcaaagctATGCGGACCTAgattcaaagtggacaatatcatgtcattttaGAGATATGCGAACATCCTTCggtccaacaaatggtatcagatcCATGATCCTGACTAGATGAcatgtggggtgaccttgaacTAAGTTGAGGTTAGGTTTGGAGCTGATTAGGGTGACCGGATGCCTGTGGGAAGGCTCGGAGCAAGTCAAGATGACCGGATGCTCACAAGGAGGCACAAAGCTGGTCGAGAATGACCGGATCCAGATGCTTGCGAGAGGCCCAGAGCAGATCAGGATGAACATACTTTGGGCACAACATAATGCAATTGGCATATTAAGAAATTTAGAATACAGTGATTCTTACTTGAAATTTGGAATGTTGAACAGCTTCTCTGGGACAGGTCCTGCAAATAGATTATTCTCTATGTTCCTGTCATGCCAAATTGAGAACATcagtaagtaaaaaaaaatatgagaagACACTGTATCATAACTAACAAATAGCTAAGTGGCAATGAAAAGAGCATCTGCACTGTGAAAAATGAAAATTGTCGAAGGCAGAGTTTCATTTCCTTCTAGAGCTCTGCTCTGCTTTAACATGGACAACAAATACTCACACAATCAACCTACATTTCTCTAAAGGTGCAGCTTGATCAATCTAACTATTAATTACATGATTATTTCATCTTGCCCTACACGTATGATCAACCCAGGACACTTTAAGTATGCAATTATTATTTATTGTTGCTCGTGTTTAACGATTTTCTTATGGACAGCTTCCCAAGTTCTCCCTTAGCCATTGGAGATGAATTCCATCAAGCTTATTCTCAATGAATGATCTTTTTCATGACAGATTCGGAGTTCAGACATTGATCGAATTGAATGATGTCTTGGACGCTCAATCCCCTGTAGAGGCAAGGTCAGGATTCAACTCATCTCCTTCCCCCATGCCTTGACCACTATATTAATGGTTAGTAtccacccatgatttacctcctctatgTTGACCTAGGGACGGATTAACGGGACACTAGAGACAAGTAAACCGCCTTTTTGCCACATAAGGTCAGGATTCAACTCAATGAAATCCATCCCTATCAGCACATAAGATATATTAGGTTTTCATGAATCTGGAGGGTTTTAGGTCTAGCAAAGGATCACAAATTGCATTTATCTCTTCTAGAtatccttattgttattgttcAAAGTAAAACCCTAAATTCTCGTGTATTggaaccacgagttaggcctttatataggaaagaagatatacaccaaaagataaaaatactcctataattattctaacactctccctcaagcttgagaatatagatcatatacaccaaacttgttacatatgtagtcaattcgAGAACCTCTAagtgacttagtgaatatatctactagctgatcatttgagttgacaaaactagtagatatttctccagatatgactttctctctgacaaagtgacagtcaacttcaatatgctttgtcctctcatggaagactggatttgaggcaatatgcatagtggcctggttgtcacatatgagtgacatttgtataacctctccaaaccttagttcctgaagcaactgttttaaccatataagttcttgactagcaatagccatagctcgatattctgcctctgcactagatcttgccacaacattctgcTTTTTGTTTTTACAAGAAACaaggttacctccgacaaatatacaaaatccagaagtggatcttctatcagagggaaatcctgcccaatctgcatcagaataccccacgacttgagtatgtcctttgtcttcatatagAAGACCCTTTACTGGTGCACCCCTGATATATCGAATAATGTGAGTTACGACATCTcaatgttctttgcatggagagctaaggaattgacttactacacttactgcaaatgagatatccggacgagtgatagtaaggtagcttagtttccctaccaatcgcctgtaccgttcaggatctgaaagaggctccccctgatttggCAGGAGCTTGACATTAGAATCCATGGGATTGTCaactgtctttgagtttaacattcctgtttcttccagaatatccattgcatacttctTTTGAGATATAATGATCTCATCTTTAGACTGTGCCActtctatccctagaaaatatttgagtttgcagAGATCCTTTAtctggaaatgtttgaaaagatgttttacttgtgaaatcccaagatgatcattacttgtgatgacaatatcatcagcataaaccactacatagatgcaaccagtagatgagtggcgataaaagacagaatgatcagcctcgcttcgagtcatgccaaactgttgaattacaatactaaatctactgaaccatgctctgggtgactgcttaagaccatataaagatttccgcaagcgacatacaagaccagaagactcgCCCTAAGCAACAAAgcacggaggttgctccatgtagacttcctcgagcaggtcaccatgtaagaatgcatttttgatgtccaattgatgaaggggccaatggcgaattgcagcaatagacaggaaaagacgcacaaaagacatcttggcaacaggagaaaaggtgtttccataatccaatccaaatacctgagtatagactttagcgacaagacgagccttaagctgatcaaccgtgccgtctacaccaactttcactgtaaacacccatcgacaaccaaccactgaCTTCCCAGGAGATAGAGGAAGTAGGTCCCAAGTCCCCCTGCTCTGTAAGGTactcatttcatcaagcatagcctgtttccatcctggatgggcaaaggcatcacctgcaatctttggaagagaaacagacgacaaggaagacagacaataataataggatggggaaagacgatgatagctcaaagaaacatagtgaggagaaggattacgagtggaatgcataccctttcgaagtgcaataggaacatcAGAGGCAGAGGATGGGACCGGAGGAAACGacgaaggacttggctccaaagatgtgcccATAGCAGTGTCAATGTTGGTCGGCGGCAAAGCAGAACGAGGACGACactgataaacctgcaaaggagggGACGAGGCCGGAGATGATAGAGGCGCCTCCGGAGGATAAAAGATAGTTACTGGTGCAGGTGGAGCGGGAGAAACCTCGGCCTGTGAAGCGgaaggacaaaaaaaaaaaagaaaccgactcaaagaatgtgacatcagAGATGAAGTATcgacgaagagtaggggaataacacttgtaccctttctgagaccgtgGGTACCCAAGGAAGACACTTATGAGACCGGGGAGAAAGTTTGTTAATGCCGGGATCAAGAGCATGagcaaaacatatagaaccaaagacccaAGATGGTAGAGGATGAAGAGGCTGATGCAGATAAAGTACCTAATGGGGCattttaccctggagagtggatgaaggcatgcgattgatgagataacatgCAGTAAGTACGAcatcaccccaaaactgatgagggtcattagaatggagaagaagagtccgagtggtttcaaggagatgacgattcttgcgttTTGCAAtcccattctgttgaggggtatgagAGCAAGACGTGCGATGCAACACGAAGGTAC
It contains:
- the LOC122028277 gene encoding protein STRUBBELIG-RECEPTOR FAMILY 3-like — encoded protein: MVLFIQVNDMNSRVILWVGLLVIFVLSRCYSFTDERDVAAINSFYVALGSPPLPGWIANGGDPCTENWQGVRCVNSNITEIIINAANLGGQLGDGLGKFSSIISIDLSNNNIGGGIPENLPLTLHTFFLSANQFTGSIPSSLSQLTLLTDMSINNNQLSGDLPDVFSSQTGLINLDLSFNNFSGPLPASMGNLSSLTTFHVQNNQLSGLLNVLEDLPLINLNIENNLFAGPVPEKLFNIPNFKKDGNPFNPSIAPSMAPPQSASPPARSGIPVPDTKHTNSSNEPSSQENPDSGNNGKMSTLKLVAYVVVSLILAIVIILLVIFCISKYQERKADHDQLVKSQTEIPGRRFNEPRSEEHSAKTNNVVTEFAKVNHNDEAKELGSNAMIAAVSKNSEKENEHKVDVRETDLIMPPPPPPPPPPPPPPPPPPLVEKFVVKPIAPSRHASISQTNTPPTSATSFSVAELQQSTNYFNEENLVRDSMLGKVYLAEISGRKLEVLKLDNVNSRIPVDDFLELVLTISELRHPNIVELVGYCAEFDQRLLVYKHLSKKTLDYVIHVGDDLNGKLSWVVRLEVALGAARALEYLHKGCQPPLVHQNFELANILINDKLVVRVTECGLSSLMSSNSVTQLSGRMRALYSYEAPEINEGGQYTERSDVYSFGVVMLELLTGRKPYDSTRPRAEQHLVRWASSQLYDINALTRMVDPSLAGRYSEKSLSCFADIISRCIQQEPEFRPAMSDVVQDLIRMIKDLKGARN